From a single Carassius carassius chromosome 8, fCarCar2.1, whole genome shotgun sequence genomic region:
- the srfbp1 gene encoding serum response factor-binding protein 1, translating to MPAVLILSNEVVKMRVEVKRVKVLLIRKLIRQISVLEKKKGSEADLEKFRRRAARLREEIQELKTITPDSVTKSALQKDISFEKVCRNKDASLSERAIARIATHPQFSKKIQSIKAAIKAFKEERINAGKQAKNYAKNATSLDQSQADSDDDEDDLGSEKSSNEDDDKKLKEDEGDIKTDEDRQEEIDGSTQENQKTSLETINEQINQCQNEESLTVEESSEAVAIPEEVIRMRKEVKRTRVLIISNMAEQVASLKKKKKGQESEVKESQEKAAEIMKEIKALRSLKLDQVTMTALQEDVDLEKVFQDPQASPVDRAIAHIATHSRFINKLEKVKEAIKEERAKAAEAEKKKTDKLDTVQSKNEDEEPEEEPEEDKESEEEPEDDEEPEDDQKSGHSEEVGDVVEEKLNIPTTEIHTSSVAEPTESTDSDLVEVPPSKITRTEKSKRVEVKSQKTEATALNVKSSPEKSSSVSKKNIGKASKEMETTLKPQEKKDLPETKRAEADKVDEESDLSDEEEEKEYFDDSTEERFHKQSSQSEESDDDDFFLGKVSIFKKRKSNQSKVEENKSELQKTDKEATGKPHETNLGKLQSVFCSALSKSNVSSQKAKFGSRSDGPRPPRFQNQRKGPEFRMKASQYKGQDRGADRTGPFNPNRETFKAAEQNQAGPSGAGRGRPQFEQKRNPRGPPGRMSGPPQQSLHPSWEASRKRKEQQAQITVFQGKKIRFDDDED from the exons ATGCCTGCAGTACTGATCCTCAGCAATGAGGTGGTCAAAATGAGGGTGGAGGTTAAAAGGGTGAAGGTGCTCCTCATCCGGAAACTCATCCGTCAGATCTCAGTCCTGGAGAAGAAGAAAGGAAGTGAGGCAGACTTGGAGAAGTTCCGCAGACGAGCGGCCAGACTTCGGGAGGAGATCCAGGAGCTGAAGACTATCACGCCGGACAGCGTCACCAAGTCTGCCCTTCAGAAGGACATCAGCTTTGAGAAAGTGTGCCGGAATAAAGATGCTAGCCTATCCGAACGAGCCATCGCCCGCATCGCCACACACCCACAGTTCAGCAAGAAGATCCAGAGCATAAAAGCAGCCATCAAAGCCTTCAAAGAGGAGAGAATAAATGCAGGAAAACAAGCAAAAAACTATGCAAAAAATGCCACGTCGCTAGATCAGTCACAAGCAGACagcgatgatgatgaggatgatttGGGTTCAGAGAAGTCAAGCAATGAAGATGATGATAAGAAACTAAAAGAGGATGAGGGTGATATAAAGACAGATGAAGACAGGCAAGAGGAGATTGATGGTTCCACACAGGAGAACCAGAAGACGAGTCTAGAGACAATAAATGAACAGATCAATCAGTGCCAGAATGAAGAATCACTAACCGTTGAG GAATCCTCTGAAGCAGTGGCCATCCCAGAGGAGGTGATCAGGATGAGGAAGGAAGTGAAGAGGACGAGGGTGCTGATCATCAGTAATATGGCAGAGCAAGTGGCTtctctgaagaagaagaagaagggtcAGGAATCTGAGGTGAAAGAAAGCCAAGAAAAAGCAGCGGAAATCATGAAAGAAATCAAGGCTTTAAGGAGCCTTAAACTGGATCAGGTGACCATGACTGCACTTCAGGAGGATGTTGACCTTGAGAAGGTTTTCCAGGACCCTCAGGCAAGCCCAGTGGACAGAGCCATAGCACACATCGCCACACATTCCCGCTTCATCAACAAGCTCGAGAAGGTCAAAGAAGCCATCAAAGAAGAAAGAGCTAAGGCTGCTGAAGCTGAGAAGAAGAAGACTGACAAACTGGATACGGTGCAGTCCAAGAATGAAGATGAGGAACCAGAGGAGGAACCTGAGGAAGATAAGGAATCGGAAGAGGAACCTGAGGATGACGAGGAACCCGAGGATGACCAAAAGAGTGGTCACAGTGAAGAGGTTGGTGATGTGGTAGAGGAAAAGCTGAACATTCCTACCACTGAGATCCATACGTCTAGTGTTGCAGAGCCAACAGAAAGTACAGATTCTGATCTCGTAGAGGTGCCACCTTCCAAGATTACCAGAACAGAAAAATCTAAAAGGGTCGAAGTCAAATCACAGAAAACAGAGGCCACGGCTCTAAATGTCAAAAGTTCTCCTGAAAAGTCTTCATCTGTAAGTAAGAAGAACATTGGTAAAGCAAGCAAAGAAATGGAGACCACCTTAAAGCCACAAGAGAAAAAAGACCTACCTGAGACCAAGAGGGCTGAGGCAGACAAGGTCGATGAAGAAAGTGATTTATCagatgaggaggaagagaaggaaTATTTTGATGACAGCACAGAGGAGCGTTTCCATAAGCAGTCGTCTCAGTCTGAAGAGAGTGATGATGATGACTTCTTTCTGGGCAAAGTTAGCATATTCAAAAAACGGAAAAGTAACCAAAGTAAAGTCGAGGAGAATAAGAGTGAGCTTCAAAAAACTGACAAGGAGGCCACCGGCAAACCGCATGAGACGAACCTTGGCAAATTACAGTCTGTGTTTTGCTCAGCGTTGTCCAAATCTAACGTGTCCTCTCAGAAAGCAAAGTTTGGCTCTCGCAGTGATGGTCCAAGACCTCCTCGATTCCAGAACCAGAGGAAAGGTCCAGAGTTTAGGATGAAAGCATCTCAATATAAAGGCCAAGACCGTGGTGCTGACAGGACGGGTCCATTCAATCCCAACAGAGAGACTTTTAAAGCTGCTGAACAAAATCAAGCAGGACCTTCAGGGGCAGGGAGGGGAAGGCCACAGTTTGAGCAGAAGCGGAATCCCAGAGGTCCCCCTGGCAGGATGTCAGGCCCACCCCAGCAGTcccttcatccctcctgggaGGCTAGCAGGAAGAGAAAGGAACAGCAGGCACAAATCACAGTCTTCCAAGGGAAAAAGATCAGATTTGATGACGATGAAGATTAA